One window of Carcharodon carcharias isolate sCarCar2 chromosome 25, sCarCar2.pri, whole genome shotgun sequence genomic DNA carries:
- the lim2.1 gene encoding lens intrinsic membrane protein 2.1, which produces MYSFMGGGLFCAGVGNILLIVSTATDYWMQYRHSGSFMHQGLWRYCLPGKCYLHTDSVAYWDATRAFMILSLLAGIIGIIIGIMAFMQYSSFNKVDKTFAAGILYFISCLFVLLAMAIYTAVTVNYYGKRYGHWRFSWSYIVGWVAVVLNFFAGIFFMCAYRMHESPQSSNSR; this is translated from the exons ATGTACAGTTTTATGGGAGGAGGCTTGTTCTGCGCTGGTGTGGGCAATATCCTACTAATTGTTTCCACGGCAACAGATTACTGGATGCAATACCGCCACTCTGGCAGTTTTATGCACCAGGGACTCTGGAGATATTGTCTGCCAGGAAAATGCTATCTACACACTGACAGtgttg CGTATTGGGATGCCACACGAGCATTCATGATCCTGTCCCTACTGGCAGGCATCATTGGCATCATCATTGGCATCATGGCATTTATGCAGTACTCTTCCTTCAACAAAGTTGATAAAACGTTCGCTGCAGGCATTTTGTACTTTATCTCAT GTTTGTTTGTGTTGCTGGCCATGGCCATTTATACAGCAGTCACAGTAAACTATTATGGTAAGCGGTATGGCCATTGGCGCTTCTCCTGGTCCTATATCGTTGGATGGGTGGCCGTGGTGCTCAACTTCTTTGCAG GTATCTTCTTCATGTGTGCCTATCGTATGCATGAGAGTCCACAAAGCTCAAATTCTCGCTAA